From the genome of Uranotaenia lowii strain MFRU-FL chromosome 1, ASM2978415v1, whole genome shotgun sequence, one region includes:
- the LOC129738708 gene encoding uncharacterized protein LOC129738708, with protein MVELFDIAILKAVQTAAGRPSKFFLPRNSIQFPEKSVLEIVQTSDLSKMEKGCRLDDADSIPFDKPTTSNRTRTHSPIHRYQPLLMEYRNCFSNRPEGVGAPPGRRPKCLKNITSESKIISQTRLLHPHPVKDSKLGIMVLAIPQELAFLSGFGSARRGILLLLPGYSAAVGVCLKL; from the exons atggttgaattatttgatatcgccattttgaaagcggTTCAAACTGCAGCCGGACGCCCAAGCAAATTTTTTCTTCCGCGGAACAGCATCCAGTTTCCCGAAAAATCGGTTCTGGAAATCGTACAAACTTCGGATTTGTCGAAGATGGAGAAAG GGTGCCGATTGGATGATGCCGATTCGATTCCGTTTGATAAACCAACAACATCCAATAGGACGAGGACTCACTCACCGATCCATCGTTACCAGCCACTGCTAATGGAATACAGGAATTGTTTTTCAAACCGCCCGGAAGGAGTTGGAGCACCACCCGGAAGGAgaccaaaatgtttgaaaaacatcaccAGCGAGTCAAAGATTATTAGCCAGACCCGCCTCCTCCACCCTCACCCCGTTAAAGATAGCAAACTAGGGATAATGGTATTGGCCATCCCGCAAGAGCTCGCTTTCTTATCAGGTTTCGGTAGTGCTCGTAGGGGAATTTTACTCCTGCTACCAGGTTATTCGGCTGCTGTTGGCGTTTGCTTAAAACTATAA